One genomic segment of Acidobacteriota bacterium includes these proteins:
- a CDS encoding YdcF family protein produces the protein MWLALAAFFAYAGVTYARIVRQSRVDEARPADAVIVFGAAQYSGHPSPVFKARLDHGYDLFQRKLAPVLITTGGQGGDPKFSEGGVGHDYLLARGVPDHALIAETQSDDTSESVERVAAIMQRNGMRTCVAVSDPYHLYRIRRMLEREGVTVYTSPRPQGKPHGWWSRNLAVLREVVSYIAWRGHLT, from the coding sequence TTGTGGCTCGCGCTGGCTGCCTTCTTCGCATACGCCGGCGTCACCTACGCGCGCATCGTGCGGCAGTCGCGGGTGGACGAAGCGCGGCCGGCCGACGCCGTGATCGTGTTTGGCGCGGCGCAGTATTCCGGACATCCCTCGCCGGTGTTCAAGGCGCGACTCGATCACGGTTACGACCTCTTCCAGCGCAAACTTGCGCCCGTCCTCATCACCACCGGCGGACAGGGTGGCGATCCCAAATTCAGCGAGGGTGGTGTGGGACACGATTACTTGCTCGCCCGCGGCGTCCCCGACCACGCGCTCATCGCCGAGACGCAGAGTGACGACACCAGCGAATCGGTGGAGCGCGTGGCCGCCATCATGCAGCGTAATGGGATGCGGACGTGCGTCGCGGTGAGCGACCCGTATCACCTGTATCGCATCCGCCGGATGCTGGAACGCGAAGGCGTGACGGTGTACACCTCACCGCGTCCGCAAGGGAAGCCACACGGATGGTGGTCGCGCAACCTGGCGGTGCTGCGCGAAGTGGTGAGCTACATCGCGTGGCGCGGCCACCTGACATGA
- a CDS encoding L-threonylcarbamoyladenylate synthase: MPNAGFFKGRRLQAEIIKINPNQPETKLVAYVAERIRAGQVTGMPTDTFYGLAADPLNLRAVDKIYEVKSRSRHKPLSLLIESVDQAEELAHPQSEIFYLLARKFWPGPLTMIVKAASGLPLKVTANTGNVALRVPAAEIPLAVIRAARVPITATSANVSGAKECTTAKGVQEQLGDRIPIIVDGGVSPRSVASTIVDLTDPDGRWSVQREGAITRQELLDILGDA; encoded by the coding sequence ATGCCGAACGCGGGCTTCTTCAAAGGACGCCGATTGCAAGCCGAGATCATCAAGATCAATCCAAACCAGCCGGAGACGAAGCTGGTGGCCTACGTGGCCGAGCGCATCCGCGCCGGCCAGGTGACCGGCATGCCCACCGACACTTTTTACGGCCTCGCCGCCGATCCGCTGAACCTGCGCGCCGTGGATAAGATCTACGAAGTGAAGTCGCGCTCGCGGCACAAGCCGCTGTCGCTGCTCATCGAGAGCGTGGACCAGGCGGAGGAGCTGGCACATCCGCAGAGCGAGATCTTCTACCTGCTGGCACGAAAGTTCTGGCCTGGTCCACTCACCATGATCGTGAAGGCGGCTTCGGGGCTGCCACTCAAAGTCACGGCCAACACCGGCAACGTGGCGTTGCGCGTTCCCGCGGCGGAGATCCCACTGGCGGTGATCCGCGCGGCGCGCGTGCCCATCACCGCGACCTCGGCAAACGTCTCGGGCGCGAAGGAGTGCACCACCGCCAAGGGCGTGCAGGAGCAGCTGGGCGACCGCATCCCCATCATCGTGGATGGCGGCGTCTCGCCGCGCTCGGTGGCCTCGACCATCGTGGACCTCACCGACCCCGACGGCCGCTGGAGCGTGCAGCGCGAAGGCGCCATCACCCGCCAGGAACTCCTCGATATCCTTGGTGACGCATGA
- a CDS encoding cyclase family protein, whose protein sequence is MKARVLLLLAFSLAAFAQHTPTVVDLTHTLGPKSPDWEGTEKRPFEARDLATFEKDGYFTRYLSMQEHFSTHIDAPAHFSKDGWTVDQIPASHLVAPLIVIDVAKQCAANADYALTVADVAAWEKAHGKIPAGAVVEVRTGWTSKWDSMQDYRNADAKGTMHFPGYSLAAAQFLVEKRGVYGLGIDTLSVDVGLSADYPVHSYTAKHNVYHLENSTNLERVPPKGATVVVGAAKLDGGSGGPVRILALVPR, encoded by the coding sequence ATGAAGGCGCGCGTCCTATTGCTGCTCGCGTTCTCACTCGCGGCCTTCGCGCAGCACACGCCCACGGTCGTCGACCTCACGCACACGCTCGGCCCGAAGTCGCCCGACTGGGAAGGAACGGAGAAGCGTCCCTTCGAAGCGCGCGACCTCGCCACCTTCGAGAAGGACGGATACTTCACCCGCTACCTCTCGATGCAGGAGCACTTCTCCACCCACATCGACGCGCCCGCGCATTTTTCGAAGGACGGTTGGACGGTGGACCAGATCCCCGCCTCGCATCTGGTCGCGCCCCTCATCGTGATCGATGTCGCGAAGCAGTGCGCCGCCAACGCCGACTACGCGCTTACCGTCGCCGACGTCGCGGCGTGGGAGAAGGCGCATGGCAAGATCCCCGCCGGCGCGGTGGTCGAAGTGCGCACCGGCTGGACGTCGAAGTGGGATTCGATGCAGGACTACCGCAACGCCGACGCCAAGGGCACCATGCACTTCCCCGGCTACTCGCTCGCGGCCGCCCAGTTCCTGGTGGAAAAGCGCGGCGTCTATGGCTTAGGCATCGATACCCTGTCGGTCGATGTCGGGTTGTCCGCGGATTATCCTGTACACAGCTACACGGCGAAGCACAACGTCTATCACCTGGAGAACTCGACCAACCTCGAGCGTGTTCCACCAAAGGGCGCGACCGTCGTGGTGGGCGCGGCAAAGCTTGATGGCGGTTCGGGCGGCCCGGTACGGATACTCGCGCTGGTGCCTCGGTAG
- a CDS encoding Ku protein, whose product MPVRLFSGARGNRVSFNMLHRDDHARVKQQMVCSEDGKVLSRDEIVKGYEFRKGEYVVIEPEDIKKIEPKTAKAMEILEFVPAGQIDPLYFESSYYLMPEEAGRRPYALLQKALAESEYVAIAKLAMHNREYTVFLRPYKHGLMLHTMYYKDEVREVEGFNDIAKDVQVKDAEVKVAHQLIAALAAEWDPKKYYDTFEANVKQLIKARIEGKEVIPIDRPAKPGKVVDLMAALKQSLDQMEKKKPQRVEASQAASVVQLKSGGAKKRAKG is encoded by the coding sequence ATGCCCGTGCGCTTGTTCTCGGGAGCACGCGGCAACCGCGTCTCGTTCAACATGCTGCACCGCGACGATCACGCGCGGGTGAAGCAGCAGATGGTGTGCTCGGAAGACGGCAAGGTGCTGAGCCGCGACGAGATCGTGAAGGGCTACGAGTTCCGCAAGGGCGAGTACGTGGTCATCGAGCCGGAAGATATCAAGAAGATCGAACCGAAGACGGCGAAGGCGATGGAGATCCTGGAATTCGTCCCTGCCGGCCAGATCGACCCACTCTATTTCGAGTCGTCGTACTACCTGATGCCGGAAGAGGCGGGACGGCGCCCTTACGCGCTGCTGCAGAAAGCGCTGGCGGAGAGTGAGTACGTCGCCATCGCCAAGCTGGCGATGCACAACCGCGAATACACCGTCTTCCTGCGCCCTTACAAGCACGGCCTGATGCTGCACACCATGTATTACAAGGACGAGGTGCGCGAGGTCGAGGGCTTCAACGACATCGCCAAAGACGTGCAGGTGAAAGACGCGGAAGTGAAAGTGGCGCACCAGCTCATCGCGGCGCTCGCCGCCGAATGGGATCCGAAGAAGTATTACGACACCTTCGAAGCCAACGTGAAGCAACTCATCAAGGCGCGCATCGAGGGCAAGGAAGTGATCCCCATCGACCGGCCGGCCAAGCCCGGCAAGGTGGTGGACCTGATGGCCGCACTCAAGCAGAGCCTCGACCAGATGGAAAAGAAGAAACCGCAGCGGGTGGAGGCGTCGCAGGCCGCGTCGGTCGTCCAACTCAAGAGTGGCGGAGCGAAGAAACGGGCCAAGGGATAG
- a CDS encoding amidohydrolase family protein has protein sequence MKKLALFALLLTSLLALAQAPQYDVLIRNGKVVDGSGNPWFYADIGIVGDRIAFIGQADPGVTAKRTIDAKGLVVAPGFIDMLGQSETSVLIDKTVFSKLAQGVTTEVTGEGESIAPQNDFTINEGKDFLEHFKLTVDWRTLAEYFARLEKQGSGVNIATYVGATQVREVVLGKENRPPTGEELKQMVEYVEDAMTDGALGLSTSLIYAPANYASTEELIVLAKAAAKHGGIYSSHIRDEGPAEMQALDEAFRIGREANIPVEIWHFKVSGRENWGKMRDVIAKIESARAAGLDVTADQYPYVAAATSLGATIPPSYHAGGQEQFVKRLQDPAVRKQIRDDLMSNSNKFENMWTGTGADGIMVVSVLDPALKKYEGRTVAAIAKQQNKDPLDALIDFVIADRDNTGAVYFSMSEDDVRLAMQQPWVAVDTDYSGMNNTGPLSESKSHPRAWGTFPRILGKYVREEHVLRLEEAIRKMTSLAAQRVKLRNRGLLKTDYFADVTIFDPENVIDVATFEDPNRPAKGIEYVFVNGVLSLEHGKLTGQLGGRPLRGPGYQGPDEGLAPKGKIQGVVTDEDGWPLGRTMVSVVDPSGKVVAQMQTRYLGRYEIVLEQPCANCKVRAERDGFHGQERAASYNGANSLWFGFALKRRPVSDPELSKP, from the coding sequence ATGAAAAAGCTCGCGCTCTTCGCACTTCTGCTCACTTCCCTCCTCGCTCTCGCGCAGGCGCCGCAGTACGACGTGCTCATCCGCAACGGCAAGGTGGTCGACGGCAGCGGTAATCCGTGGTTCTACGCTGACATCGGCATCGTGGGCGACCGCATCGCGTTCATCGGGCAGGCTGACCCGGGCGTGACCGCCAAGCGCACCATCGACGCCAAGGGACTCGTGGTCGCGCCCGGATTCATCGACATGCTGGGACAATCCGAGACCAGCGTGCTCATCGACAAGACCGTGTTCTCCAAGCTCGCGCAGGGCGTGACCACCGAGGTCACCGGCGAGGGCGAGTCCATCGCGCCGCAGAACGACTTCACCATCAACGAGGGCAAAGATTTCCTCGAGCACTTCAAGCTGACCGTCGACTGGCGCACGCTGGCGGAATATTTCGCTCGGCTGGAGAAGCAGGGCTCGGGCGTGAACATCGCGACTTACGTCGGCGCCACGCAGGTGCGCGAGGTCGTGCTCGGCAAGGAGAACCGTCCGCCGACCGGCGAAGAGTTGAAGCAGATGGTCGAGTACGTGGAAGACGCCATGACCGACGGCGCGCTCGGCCTTTCCACTTCCCTCATCTACGCGCCCGCGAACTATGCTTCCACGGAAGAGCTGATCGTGCTCGCGAAAGCTGCCGCGAAGCACGGCGGCATCTACTCATCCCACATTCGCGACGAAGGCCCGGCCGAGATGCAAGCGCTCGACGAGGCCTTCCGCATCGGACGCGAGGCGAATATCCCGGTGGAGATCTGGCACTTCAAGGTCTCCGGCCGCGAGAACTGGGGCAAGATGCGCGACGTGATCGCCAAGATCGAGTCGGCGCGCGCTGCCGGCCTCGACGTCACTGCCGACCAGTATCCCTATGTCGCTGCGGCTACCTCGCTGGGCGCGACCATCCCACCCAGCTATCACGCCGGCGGGCAGGAACAGTTCGTCAAACGGTTGCAGGACCCCGCGGTGCGCAAGCAGATCCGCGACGATTTGATGAGCAACAGCAACAAGTTCGAGAACATGTGGACCGGTACCGGGGCAGACGGCATCATGGTCGTCTCCGTGCTCGATCCCGCGCTGAAAAAGTATGAAGGCCGCACCGTCGCCGCCATCGCGAAGCAACAGAACAAGGATCCGCTCGACGCGCTCATCGACTTCGTGATCGCCGACCGCGACAACACCGGCGCCGTCTACTTCTCCATGTCGGAAGATGATGTGCGCCTCGCCATGCAGCAGCCCTGGGTCGCGGTGGACACCGATTACAGCGGCATGAACAACACCGGGCCGCTGAGCGAATCGAAGTCGCACCCGCGGGCCTGGGGAACGTTCCCGCGCATCCTCGGAAAGTATGTCCGCGAGGAGCACGTTCTTCGCCTCGAAGAGGCCATAAGAAAGATGACCTCGCTCGCGGCGCAGCGCGTGAAGCTGCGCAACCGCGGCCTGCTGAAGACCGATTACTTTGCCGACGTCACCATCTTCGATCCCGAGAACGTGATCGACGTGGCCACCTTCGAGGATCCGAACCGTCCCGCGAAAGGCATCGAGTATGTGTTCGTCAACGGCGTGCTGTCGCTCGAACACGGAAAACTCACCGGTCAGCTCGGCGGGCGTCCGCTGCGCGGCCCGGGGTATCAGGGTCCGGACGAAGGCCTGGCGCCAAAAGGAAAGATCCAGGGCGTGGTCACGGATGAAGATGGCTGGCCGCTCGGCCGGACGATGGTGTCGGTCGTCGACCCCAGCGGAAAGGTCGTAGCGCAGATGCAGACGCGCTACCTCGGACGTTACGAGATCGTGCTCGAGCAGCCGTGCGCGAACTGCAAAGTCCGCGCCGAGCGTGACGGTTTTCACGGGCAGGAGCGCGCCGCCAGCTACAACGGAGCGAACTCGCTGTGGTTCGGCTTCGCGCTCAAACGCAGGCCGGTCAGCGATCCTGAGCTGAGCAAGCCATGA
- a CDS encoding DUF92 domain-containing protein — protein MIIGFVPAALTLILRHGLPVGNIARSAVISGLFALFAWLLGGVSASGALAGFAIAFTLYMSGGWPVFALLLFVFVLTWAVTRSGYARKLARGLTEPGTGRSAAQVVANVGLAAWVLMLDPAWWTPLRVAASCAALAVLAEAAADTCASEIGKAYGQRTVLLTTGRPVPPGTDGGVSWVGMACALSASLLVAAAAFALGVVRAHEAALVTLAAGFGAVLDSLLGATLEQRGWINNDAVNLLGTLTAAGLAAGLCLVLLHQS, from the coding sequence GTGATTATAGGGTTCGTTCCCGCCGCGCTCACGCTGATTTTGCGCCACGGTTTACCAGTCGGGAACATCGCACGTTCGGCCGTCATATCAGGCCTTTTTGCGCTCTTTGCGTGGCTTTTAGGGGGTGTAAGCGCCTCTGGCGCCCTGGCCGGCTTCGCCATCGCCTTCACCCTTTATATGTCCGGCGGATGGCCGGTGTTCGCCCTGCTGCTCTTTGTGTTTGTCCTGACCTGGGCGGTGACGCGCTCCGGCTACGCGCGGAAGCTAGCTCGCGGCCTGACCGAACCGGGCACCGGCCGCAGCGCGGCGCAGGTAGTCGCGAACGTGGGCCTGGCCGCCTGGGTGCTCATGCTCGATCCGGCGTGGTGGACCCCTCTCCGCGTGGCGGCCTCCTGTGCCGCTCTCGCGGTGCTGGCCGAGGCCGCGGCCGATACCTGCGCGAGTGAGATCGGGAAAGCTTATGGCCAGCGAACCGTCTTGCTCACCACCGGACGGCCCGTGCCGCCCGGCACCGACGGCGGCGTGAGCTGGGTAGGGATGGCGTGCGCGCTCTCCGCTTCCCTGCTGGTCGCAGCCGCCGCCTTCGCCCTGGGCGTCGTCCGAGCGCATGAAGCGGCGCTGGTCACGCTCGCCGCCGGGTTCGGCGCAGTCCTCGACAGCCTGCTGGGCGCGACACTGGAGCAGCGCGGCTGGATCAACAATGACGCCGTGAACCTGCTCGGCACCCTCACCGCCGCCGGGTTGGCGGCGGGCTTATGTCTCGTCTTACTCCACCAAAGCTAG